In one window of Pseudomonas putida DNA:
- a CDS encoding DUF4399 domain-containing protein, with protein sequence MKSPVSRAALAGLLMGASLLATAADALKSQEPPKDAKVFIVSPADGATVDKTFTVKFGIEGMALKPAGDQTPHSGHHHLLVDVDKAPVADQPLPTSLMPEGNQPLPAGPQVLHFGKAQTEATITLTPGKHTLQLVLGDQYHVPFKPSVESKKITVNVK encoded by the coding sequence ATGAAAAGCCCAGTTTCGCGTGCTGCCCTCGCCGGTTTGCTGATGGGAGCCTCTTTGCTTGCCACGGCTGCGGATGCCCTGAAAAGCCAGGAGCCGCCGAAAGATGCGAAGGTCTTCATCGTTTCCCCTGCCGATGGCGCTACGGTCGACAAGACCTTCACCGTCAAGTTCGGCATTGAAGGGATGGCGCTCAAGCCGGCCGGCGACCAGACTCCGCATTCCGGGCACCATCACCTGCTGGTGGATGTCGACAAAGCGCCTGTAGCTGACCAGCCATTGCCGACCAGCCTGATGCCTGAGGGCAACCAACCCCTGCCAGCCGGGCCGCAGGTGCTGCATTTCGGCAAAGCGCAGACCGAGGCGACCATCACCCTGACTCCGGGCAAGCACACCCTGCAACTGGTACTGGGCGACCAGTACCACGTGCCGTTCAAGCCAAGCGTCGAGTCGAAGAAGATCACCGTCAATGTGAAGTAA
- a CDS encoding SdiA-regulated domain-containing protein: MRRHLRSFLFLLAFSVLAVLGVAGHEFRLFERGWFNLKSWWQPTEQGIGLDRYQVVIEAQPIEGLDDDVSALTYDPDRKTLFTVTNARSELIELSLDGRILRRVPLTGFGDPEAVEYVGPNSYVITDERQQRLIRVRLDDDTPFLDANDAEQLTLGIGLNGNKGFEGLAYDSAGKRLFVAKERDPMLIYEVHGFPHANPEQPYAVHVVQDRKRDSRLFVRDLSSLQFDERSGHLLALSDESRLVLELDVKGRPLSTLSLRKGYQGLKKTVPQAEGIAMDDAGTIYLVSEPNLFYVFRQSAEKV, translated from the coding sequence ATGCGCCGTCATCTTCGTTCGTTTCTCTTTCTTCTGGCTTTCTCCGTGCTGGCGGTGCTTGGCGTGGCTGGGCACGAGTTCCGTCTGTTCGAGCGCGGCTGGTTCAACCTCAAGAGCTGGTGGCAGCCGACCGAGCAAGGCATCGGCCTGGATCGCTACCAGGTGGTGATCGAGGCGCAGCCCATCGAGGGCCTGGACGACGATGTTTCGGCGCTTACCTACGACCCCGATCGCAAGACCCTGTTTACCGTCACCAACGCCCGCTCGGAGCTCATCGAGCTTTCGCTGGATGGGCGCATCCTGCGCCGCGTGCCGCTGACCGGCTTCGGCGATCCCGAGGCGGTGGAGTATGTCGGGCCGAACAGCTACGTCATCACCGACGAGCGCCAGCAGCGGCTGATTCGCGTGCGATTGGACGACGACACGCCGTTTCTCGACGCCAACGACGCCGAGCAGCTCACCTTGGGCATCGGCCTGAACGGCAACAAGGGCTTCGAAGGGCTCGCTTACGATTCGGCTGGCAAGCGCCTGTTCGTCGCCAAGGAGCGTGACCCGATGCTGATCTACGAGGTGCACGGTTTCCCCCATGCCAATCCGGAGCAGCCCTATGCGGTGCATGTGGTGCAGGACCGCAAGCGTGATTCACGGTTGTTCGTGCGCGACCTGTCGAGCCTGCAGTTCGATGAACGCAGCGGGCATCTGCTGGCGCTGTCAGACGAATCACGGCTGGTGCTGGAGCTGGATGTGAAGGGGCGGCCGCTGAGCACCCTGTCGTTGCGCAAGGGGTATCAGGGCCTGAAGAAGACAGTGCCGCAGGCTGAAGGGATCGCCATGGACGATGCCGGGACCATCTACCTGGTGAGTGAGCCGAACCTGTTCTATGTGTTCAGGCAGTCGGCTGAGAAGGTGTAG
- the ilvA gene encoding threonine ammonia-lyase, biosynthetic produces MLEQYVKKILTSRVYDVAVETPLHNAGQLSKRLGNQVLLKREDLQPVFSFKIRGAYNKLAQLSAEELARGVVTASAGNHAQGVALAARELGIKATIVMPKTTPEIKVEGVRSRGGKVVLHGDSFPEALAYSLKLVEEKGFVYIHPYDDPHTIAGQGTVAMEILRQHPARLDAIFVPVGGGGLIAGIAAYVKYLRPEIKVIGVEPDDSNCLQAAMAAGERVVLPQVGLFADGVAVAQIGQHTFDICKDHVDEVITVSTDEICAAIKDIYDDTRSITEPAGALGVAGIKKYVELTGVSGQTLVAIDSGANVNFDRLRHVAERAELGEKREAIIAVTIPERPGSFKAFCEAIGKRQITEFNYRYHADKEAHIFVGVQTHPETDPRAALVQHLTEQGFPVTDLTDNELAKLHIRHMVGGHSAAASDELVLRFEFPERPGALFNFLNKLGGRWNISMFHYRNHGAADGRVVAGLQVPEDERHLVPEALAKIGYPYWDETDNPAYKLFLG; encoded by the coding sequence ATGCTCGAACAGTACGTCAAGAAGATCCTCACCTCGCGCGTCTACGACGTCGCCGTCGAAACCCCGCTGCACAACGCCGGCCAACTGAGCAAGCGCCTGGGCAACCAGGTCCTGCTCAAGCGCGAGGACCTGCAGCCGGTGTTCTCCTTCAAGATCCGCGGGGCGTACAACAAGCTGGCGCAACTGAGTGCCGAAGAGCTGGCGCGTGGCGTGGTCACCGCCTCTGCCGGCAACCACGCCCAGGGCGTGGCCCTGGCTGCGCGGGAGCTGGGCATCAAGGCTACCATCGTGATGCCCAAGACCACGCCGGAGATCAAGGTCGAGGGCGTGCGCTCGCGTGGCGGCAAGGTGGTGCTGCACGGCGACTCCTTCCCCGAGGCCCTGGCCTATTCGCTGAAGCTGGTCGAAGAGAAGGGCTTCGTCTACATCCACCCCTACGACGATCCCCACACCATCGCCGGGCAGGGCACCGTGGCGATGGAGATCCTGCGCCAGCACCCGGCCCGTCTGGACGCGATCTTCGTGCCGGTCGGCGGCGGCGGGCTGATTGCCGGCATTGCGGCCTATGTGAAGTACCTGCGCCCCGAGATCAAGGTGATCGGCGTCGAGCCTGACGATTCCAATTGCCTGCAGGCGGCCATGGCTGCGGGCGAGCGTGTGGTGCTGCCGCAGGTGGGGCTGTTCGCCGACGGTGTCGCGGTGGCGCAGATCGGTCAGCACACCTTCGATATCTGCAAGGATCATGTCGATGAGGTGATCACCGTCAGTACCGATGAGATCTGCGCAGCGATCAAGGATATCTACGACGATACCCGCTCGATCACCGAACCTGCTGGCGCCCTTGGCGTGGCGGGCATCAAGAAGTACGTCGAGTTGACTGGCGTCTCGGGGCAAACGCTGGTGGCCATCGACTCCGGTGCCAACGTCAATTTCGATCGTCTGCGTCACGTTGCCGAGCGCGCCGAACTGGGCGAGAAGCGCGAGGCGATCATCGCCGTGACCATCCCGGAGCGGCCGGGCAGCTTCAAGGCGTTCTGCGAGGCTATCGGCAAGCGTCAGATCACTGAGTTCAACTACCGGTACCACGCCGACAAAGAGGCGCACATCTTCGTCGGCGTGCAGACCCATCCAGAGACCGACCCGCGCGCCGCCCTGGTTCAGCACCTGACCGAGCAGGGCTTCCCGGTAACCGACCTGACCGACAACGAACTGGCCAAGCTGCATATCCGTCACATGGTCGGTGGCCACTCGGCGGCGGCCAGCGATGAGCTGGTGCTGCGTTTCGAGTTCCCTGAGCGTCCGGGGGCGCTGTTCAACTTCCTCAACAAGCTGGGCGGGCGCTGGAACATCTCGATGTTCCACTACCGCAACCACGGTGCCGCCGATGGTCGTGTGGTGGCCGGGTTGCAGGTGCCGGAAGACGAGCGTCACCTGGTGCCCGAGGCGCTGGCCAAGATCGGTTATCCATACTGGGATGAAACCGACAACCCGGCGTACAAGCTGTTCCTGGGTTGA
- a CDS encoding HAD family hydrolase — MRLALFDLDNTLLGGDSDHAWGDYLCERGILDPIAYKQRNDAFYQDYLNGTLDLQAYLAFSMEIFAATEPAQLDQWHREFMRDCIEPIILPKALALLQQHREAGDKLVIITATNRFVTAPIARRLGVRTLLATECERDGERYTGRSTDIPCFREGKVTRLKRWMLENGYDLQDSYFYSDSLNDLPLLEQVTHPVAVDPDPKLREEAERRGWPVVSLRD, encoded by the coding sequence ATGCGCCTGGCTTTATTCGACCTGGACAATACCCTCCTCGGCGGCGACAGCGATCACGCCTGGGGTGACTACCTATGTGAACGGGGCATCCTCGACCCCATCGCCTACAAGCAACGCAACGACGCCTTCTATCAGGATTACCTCAATGGCACCCTGGACCTGCAGGCCTACCTGGCGTTCTCGATGGAGATCTTCGCCGCCACCGAACCTGCCCAGCTCGACCAATGGCACCGCGAATTCATGCGCGACTGCATCGAGCCGATCATCCTGCCAAAGGCACTCGCCCTGCTGCAGCAGCACCGCGAGGCTGGCGACAAGCTGGTGATCATCACCGCCACCAACCGCTTCGTCACTGCGCCCATCGCCCGCCGCCTGGGCGTGCGCACCCTGCTGGCCACCGAATGCGAGCGTGATGGCGAGCGCTATACCGGGCGTAGCACCGATATACCGTGTTTCCGTGAAGGCAAGGTGACGCGCCTGAAGCGCTGGATGCTGGAGAACGGCTACGATCTGCAAGACAGCTACTTCTACAGCGATTCGCTGAATGATCTGCCGTTGCTGGAGCAGGTGACGCACCCGGTGGCGGTGGACCCGGATCCGAAACTGCGTGAAGAGGCCGAGCGGCGCGGATGGCCGGTGGTTTCGTTGCGCGATTGA
- the rpiA gene encoding ribose-5-phosphate isomerase RpiA — MTQDQLKQAVAQAAVDFILPKLDEKSVVGVGTGSTANFFIDALAQHKTAFDGAVASSEATAQRLKGHGIPVYELNSVSELEFYVDGADESDAHLNLIKGGGAALTREKIVAAVAKTFICIADASKLVPVLGAFPLPVEVIPMARSHVARQLVKLGGDPVYREGVVTDNGNVILDVYNLQITNPVELESQINAIVGVVTNGLFAARPADLLLLGTSEGVKSLKAE; from the coding sequence ATGACCCAGGACCAACTCAAACAGGCCGTCGCCCAGGCCGCTGTCGACTTCATTCTGCCCAAGCTGGATGAAAAGAGCGTCGTCGGCGTCGGCACCGGTTCGACCGCCAACTTCTTCATCGACGCCCTGGCCCAGCACAAGACCGCCTTCGACGGCGCCGTCGCCAGCTCCGAGGCCACCGCACAGCGTCTGAAGGGTCATGGCATCCCGGTCTATGAGCTGAACAGCGTCAGCGAGCTGGAGTTCTACGTCGACGGTGCCGACGAGAGCGACGCGCACTTGAACCTGATCAAGGGCGGCGGTGCGGCCCTGACCCGCGAGAAGATCGTCGCGGCAGTGGCCAAGACCTTCATCTGCATCGCCGACGCCAGCAAGCTGGTGCCGGTGCTCGGCGCCTTCCCGCTGCCGGTCGAGGTGATCCCGATGGCCCGCAGCCACGTGGCGCGCCAGCTGGTCAAGCTGGGTGGCGATCCGGTGTACCGCGAAGGCGTGGTGACCGACAACGGTAACGTCATCCTCGACGTGTACAACCTGCAGATCACCAACCCGGTGGAGCTGGAAAGCCAGATCAATGCGATCGTTGGCGTGGTCACCAACGGCCTGTTCGCGGCGCGTCCGGCAGACTTGCTGCTGCTGGGGACTTCCGAAGGCGTGAAGAGCCTGAAGGCTGAATAA
- a CDS encoding DUF2269 domain-containing protein: protein MEHLTTLKTLHILATVLLILGALGLAIWTLRARRQGDAEAYAKLLRRPLVFVWLVMGLCLLSMPFTGWWLVHLVGWPLGQTWVLASSILYTLGAFAVWWLLVRLNRLRKAEPAGLRLTLALAVFSGVCFLSIAGLMGAKPV from the coding sequence ATGGAACACCTGACCACCCTCAAGACCCTGCACATCCTCGCCACCGTACTGTTGATCCTCGGTGCGCTGGGTCTGGCGATCTGGACCTTGCGTGCCCGCCGGCAGGGTGATGCCGAGGCCTACGCCAAACTGCTGCGTCGGCCGCTGGTGTTCGTCTGGCTGGTGATGGGGCTGTGCCTGCTGAGCATGCCGTTCACCGGCTGGTGGCTGGTGCACCTGGTCGGCTGGCCGTTGGGCCAGACCTGGGTGCTGGCCTCCAGCATCCTCTATACCCTGGGCGCTTTCGCCGTGTGGTGGCTGCTGGTGCGGCTGAACCGCCTGCGCAAGGCCGAGCCTGCCGGGCTGCGCCTGACCCTGGCGCTGGCGGTGTTCAGCGGGGTGTGCTTCCTGTCGATTGCAGGATTGATGGGGGCCAAGCCGGTCTGA
- a CDS encoding substrate-binding periplasmic protein, translating into MRLTIGLLLAVLISPLAQAELIDEINDRGELRIAVQADNAPYAFKENEHLTGFDIEFGQDLAREMDLRAEFIEAPADEVLAGVESGKYDIALTPTGQQSATESALDASQPFGEKKLVIPFQKDNPAFESTLNNALQRLKDSGRMAELEQKWFEKTAVQQ; encoded by the coding sequence ATGCGTTTGACCATTGGCCTACTGCTGGCAGTACTCATCAGCCCCCTGGCCCAGGCAGAGCTGATCGACGAAATCAACGACCGGGGTGAACTGCGCATCGCCGTCCAAGCCGACAATGCACCCTACGCCTTCAAGGAAAACGAGCACCTGACCGGGTTCGACATCGAATTCGGCCAGGACCTGGCCCGGGAGATGGACCTGCGTGCCGAATTCATCGAAGCGCCTGCCGACGAAGTGTTAGCAGGCGTGGAGAGCGGCAAGTACGACATCGCGCTGACCCCGACAGGCCAACAATCTGCGACCGAAAGCGCGCTCGATGCCAGCCAGCCGTTTGGTGAGAAGAAGCTGGTGATTCCGTTTCAGAAAGATAACCCGGCATTCGAAAGCACGCTGAACAATGCCCTGCAGCGGCTCAAGGACAGTGGGCGGATGGCGGAGCTCGAGCAGAAGTGGTTCGAGAAGACTGCGGTGCAGCAGTGA
- a CDS encoding SdiA-regulated domain-containing protein, which produces MPAPSSAPASTKRRFYLRWPFALAVAAVIGYGVAIAMHWDDRGLLWVKERFESSAERIESVWLPDYLVDIDAKPLPGMDDDEASDLSFNPQTRTLFAVMGKNPFLVELTLDGDVLRKIPLVGWENPEGLAVLENGLIAIVDERNHDLTLVKVDASTSTLNHDDFPSYDLGKSVKSNKGFEAIAWDPMRQRLIIGEERPPRLFTWSADGRGPLKGGKQLLPSDELDLRNLSALAVDPRTGHLLVLSADSNMLLELDEKGEQVSFMTLLGAFNGLGSRVPRAEGVTMDDQGNLYMVSEPALFYRFKKH; this is translated from the coding sequence ATGCCAGCACCCTCCAGCGCCCCAGCTTCCACCAAGCGTCGTTTCTACCTGCGCTGGCCGTTCGCCCTGGCTGTGGCAGCGGTGATTGGCTATGGGGTGGCCATCGCCATGCACTGGGACGACCGTGGCCTGCTGTGGGTCAAGGAGCGTTTCGAGAGCAGTGCCGAGCGAATTGAAAGCGTCTGGCTCCCGGACTATCTGGTAGACATCGACGCCAAGCCGTTGCCGGGCATGGACGACGACGAAGCCTCGGACCTGTCGTTCAATCCGCAGACCCGCACGCTGTTCGCGGTGATGGGCAAGAACCCCTTCCTGGTCGAGCTCACGCTCGATGGCGACGTGTTGCGCAAGATTCCGCTGGTGGGTTGGGAAAATCCTGAAGGCCTTGCCGTGCTGGAAAACGGGCTGATCGCGATCGTTGATGAGCGCAACCATGACCTGACGCTGGTAAAGGTGGACGCGAGCACCTCGACCCTCAATCACGATGACTTCCCCAGCTATGACCTGGGCAAGTCGGTCAAGAGCAACAAGGGTTTCGAGGCCATCGCCTGGGACCCGATGCGCCAGCGCCTGATCATCGGCGAAGAGCGTCCGCCGCGTCTGTTTACCTGGAGCGCCGATGGTCGCGGGCCGCTCAAGGGCGGCAAGCAGCTACTGCCCAGTGACGAGCTCGACCTGCGCAACCTGTCGGCGCTGGCGGTCGATCCACGCACGGGCCACCTGCTGGTGCTGTCGGCTGACTCGAACATGCTGCTGGAGCTGGACGAGAAGGGTGAGCAGGTCAGCTTCATGACCTTGCTCGGGGCGTTCAACGGTCTGGGTAGCCGTGTGCCTCGGGCCGAAGGTGTGACCATGGACGATCAGGGCAACCTGTACATGGTCAGCGAGCCTGCGCTGTTCTATCGCTTCAAGAAGCACTGA
- a CDS encoding fumarylacetoacetate hydrolase family protein, giving the protein MSYQHQYVDGTRIHFPLGKVVCIGRNYAEHAKELDNPIPSEPLLFIKPGSCVVPLEGGFKIPTDRGSVHYEAEIAVLLGKPLSTKPTVEEVLDAISGYAPALDLTLRDVQAKLKEKGLPWELAKSFDGACVLPPFVAASSFEDVTDIPVRLTINGEVRQDGNSAMMLNPVVPIIQHIAAHFSLQAGDVILTGTPAGVGPFNVGDELVLELPGVSRFESRVL; this is encoded by the coding sequence ATGAGTTACCAGCACCAGTACGTAGACGGCACGCGCATCCACTTCCCGCTGGGCAAGGTGGTGTGCATCGGCCGTAACTACGCCGAGCATGCCAAGGAACTGGACAACCCCATCCCCAGCGAGCCGCTGCTGTTCATCAAGCCTGGCAGCTGCGTGGTGCCACTGGAAGGCGGCTTCAAGATCCCGACCGACCGTGGCTCGGTGCACTACGAAGCCGAGATCGCCGTGCTCCTGGGCAAGCCGCTGTCGACCAAGCCGACAGTCGAAGAAGTGCTGGATGCCATCTCCGGCTACGCCCCGGCCCTGGACCTGACCCTGCGCGACGTGCAGGCCAAGCTCAAGGAGAAGGGCCTGCCGTGGGAGCTGGCCAAGAGCTTCGACGGCGCCTGTGTATTGCCGCCGTTCGTCGCCGCATCCAGTTTCGAGGACGTGACCGACATTCCGGTACGCCTGACCATCAACGGTGAAGTGCGCCAGGATGGCAACAGCGCAATGATGCTCAACCCCGTCGTGCCGATCATCCAGCACATCGCCGCGCACTTCTCTCTGCAGGCGGGCGATGTGATCCTCACCGGCACCCCGGCCGGTGTCGGGCCGTTCAATGTCGGTGATGAGCTGGTGCTTGAGCTGCCGGGTGTCAGCCGCTTCGAGAGCCGCGTGCTTTGA
- the serA gene encoding phosphoglycerate dehydrogenase, translated as MSKTSLDKSKIRFLLLEGVHQNAVDTLKAAGYTNIEYLTGSLPDAQLKEKIADAHFIGIRSRTQLTEEVFDCAKKLVAVGCFCIGTNQVDLNAARERGIAVFNAPYSNTRSVAELVLAEAILLLRGIPEKNASCHRGGWIKSAANSFEIRGKKLGIVGYGSIGTQLSVLAESVGMQVYFFDPLTKLPLGNATQVTSLDELLGLADIVSLHVPELPSTQWMIGEKEIRAMKKGSILINAARGTVVELDHLAAAIKDKHLIGAAIDVFPVEPRSNDEEFESPLRGLDNVILTPHIGGSTAEAQANIGLEVAEKLVKYSDNGTSVSSVNFPEVALPAHPGKHRLLHIHENIPGVLSEINKVFAENGINISGQFLQTDEKVGYVVIDVDAEYSDLAQEKLQHVKGTIRSRVLF; from the coding sequence ATGAGCAAGACTTCTCTCGACAAGAGCAAGATCAGGTTCCTTCTTCTCGAAGGCGTCCACCAGAATGCTGTGGACACCCTCAAGGCTGCCGGGTACACCAACATCGAGTACCTCACCGGCTCACTGCCGGATGCGCAACTGAAGGAAAAGATCGCGGACGCCCACTTCATCGGCATCCGCTCGCGCACTCAACTGACTGAAGAAGTCTTTGATTGTGCGAAGAAACTGGTCGCAGTCGGCTGCTTCTGCATCGGCACCAACCAGGTTGACCTGAACGCGGCCCGCGAGCGCGGCATCGCGGTGTTCAACGCGCCGTACTCCAACACCCGTTCGGTTGCCGAACTGGTGCTGGCCGAAGCCATCCTGCTGCTGCGCGGCATCCCCGAGAAGAACGCCTCCTGCCACCGCGGTGGCTGGATCAAGAGCGCGGCCAACTCCTTCGAGATCCGCGGCAAGAAGCTCGGCATCGTCGGCTACGGCTCGATCGGCACCCAGCTGTCGGTACTGGCCGAAAGCGTCGGGATGCAGGTCTACTTCTTCGACCCGCTGACCAAGCTGCCACTGGGCAACGCTACCCAGGTCACCAGCCTCGACGAACTGCTGGGCCTGGCCGACATCGTCTCGCTGCACGTGCCTGAGCTGCCATCCACCCAGTGGATGATCGGCGAGAAGGAAATCCGTGCGATGAAGAAGGGTTCGATCCTGATCAACGCCGCACGCGGCACCGTGGTCGAGCTGGATCACCTGGCTGCCGCGATCAAGGACAAGCACCTGATCGGCGCCGCCATCGACGTGTTCCCGGTCGAGCCGCGCTCGAACGACGAAGAGTTCGAAAGCCCGCTGCGTGGCCTGGACAACGTGATCCTGACCCCGCACATCGGCGGTTCGACCGCCGAAGCCCAGGCCAATATCGGTCTGGAAGTGGCCGAGAAGCTGGTCAAGTACAGCGACAACGGTACCTCCGTGTCGTCGGTCAACTTCCCTGAAGTGGCCCTGCCGGCGCACCCAGGCAAGCACCGCCTGCTGCACATCCACGAAAACATCCCGGGCGTGCTCAGCGAGATCAACAAGGTCTTCGCCGAGAACGGCATCAACATTTCCGGTCAGTTCCTGCAGACCGACGAGAAAGTGGGCTACGTGGTCATCGACGTCGACGCCGAGTACTCGGACCTGGCGCAAGAGAAGCTGCAGCACGTCAAGGGCACCATCCGCTCGCGCGTACTGTTCTGA
- a CDS encoding FAD-binding oxidoreductase: MIDVAVIDELKTLVDPGKVLVDPASLEAYGKDWTKHYPPAPSAVVLPKTIEQVQAIVAWANRYKVALVPSGGRTGLSGAAVAASGEVVVAFDQMNQILDFNAFDRTVVCQPGVITRQLQQFAEDQGLYYPVDFASSGSSQIGGNIGTNAGGIKVIRYGMTRNWVAGLKVVTGKGELLELNRDLIKNATGYDLRQLFIGAEGTLGFVVEATMRLDRAPRNLTAMVLGTPDFDSIMPVLHAFQGKLDLTAFEFFSDKGLAKIMGRGDVPAPFDTQCPFYALLEFEASTEEVANEALATFEHCVEQGWVLDGVMSQSETQLKNLWKLREYLSETISHWTPYKNDISVTVSKVPAFLRDIDAVVGEHYPDYEVVWYGHIGDGNLHLNILKPDHMSKDDFFASCTKVNKWVFEIVARYNGSISAEHGVGMTKRDYLGYSRSADEIACMKAIKAVFDPNGIMNPGKIFAPE; the protein is encoded by the coding sequence ATGATCGACGTTGCGGTAATTGATGAGCTGAAGACTCTGGTCGACCCTGGCAAGGTCCTTGTCGACCCCGCCTCGCTCGAGGCGTATGGCAAGGACTGGACCAAGCACTATCCACCGGCTCCTTCGGCCGTCGTGCTGCCCAAAACCATCGAGCAGGTCCAGGCCATCGTCGCCTGGGCCAACCGCTACAAGGTCGCGCTGGTGCCGTCCGGCGGACGCACTGGCCTGTCGGGCGCCGCAGTCGCTGCCAGTGGCGAAGTCGTGGTGGCCTTCGACCAGATGAACCAGATTCTCGACTTCAACGCGTTCGACCGCACCGTGGTCTGCCAGCCGGGCGTGATCACCCGCCAGTTGCAGCAGTTCGCCGAAGACCAGGGGTTGTACTATCCGGTAGATTTCGCCTCGAGCGGATCCAGCCAGATTGGCGGCAATATTGGCACCAATGCCGGCGGAATCAAGGTCATTCGCTACGGCATGACCCGCAACTGGGTGGCAGGGCTGAAGGTTGTCACCGGCAAGGGCGAACTGCTGGAGCTCAATCGCGACCTGATTAAAAACGCCACCGGTTACGACCTGCGCCAGTTGTTCATCGGCGCGGAGGGCACCCTGGGCTTCGTGGTCGAAGCGACCATGCGCCTGGACCGTGCGCCGCGCAACCTTACGGCGATGGTGCTCGGCACGCCGGACTTCGACTCGATCATGCCGGTGCTGCACGCTTTTCAGGGCAAGCTCGACCTGACCGCCTTCGAATTCTTCTCCGACAAGGGCCTGGCCAAGATCATGGGGCGCGGCGACGTGCCGGCGCCGTTCGACACGCAATGCCCTTTCTATGCGCTGCTGGAGTTCGAGGCCAGCACCGAGGAGGTGGCCAACGAAGCCCTGGCCACCTTCGAGCACTGCGTCGAGCAGGGTTGGGTGCTCGATGGGGTGATGAGCCAGAGCGAGACGCAGTTGAAGAACCTGTGGAAGCTGCGCGAGTACCTGTCAGAGACCATCTCCCACTGGACGCCTTACAAGAACGATATTTCCGTCACCGTCTCCAAAGTGCCGGCGTTCCTGCGCGATATCGATGCAGTGGTCGGCGAACACTACCCCGACTATGAAGTCGTCTGGTACGGGCATATCGGCGACGGCAACCTGCACCTGAACATCCTCAAGCCTGACCACATGAGCAAGGATGATTTCTTCGCCTCGTGCACCAAGGTCAACAAGTGGGTGTTCGAGATCGTCGCGCGCTACAACGGTTCGATCTCTGCCGAGCACGGCGTGGGCATGACCAAGCGGGACTACCTGGGCTACAGCCGCTCGGCAGATGAAATTGCCTGCATGAAGGCGATAAAGGCGGTGTTCGACCCGAACGGCATCATGAATCCGGGTAAGATCTTCGCACCTGAATAA